The DNA region CGATCGTTTCATCCTACACATCTTCACTGTACTATACCCCCGGTAGGTATGTAAAGTCCATGATTACGCATGCTTCCGCGGGAAAAAACACGAAAAAAGTAGGAAGATTTATCCTTTAATTTTGCTATAATGAAAACAATCTCAGCGATTTAATTGCAATTCGAACAATTTCGGACAACATTTCAGCGGTATCCTCGAAATTTTTTCCACAAAATTTGAATATTGTTGCAGGAATTACCAATCCGTTGTCGAACTCTCTTATTACGGACGTAATGAATGATGAAAGTAGGAATTCGATCATGGTATTTGACGGTATTATATTAGGAATACTTGTCGGACTGATTCGGGGCGGTTTCCGTCACGGACTGCAGCAATTCAGCAAGATTCGCCTGAAGGGCGGCCTTATATTCCCGATCCTCCTGATTGTGCAGCTGCTCATATTCCGCTTTCAAGAGAATATCGGTTGGTTGGCAGACGCGAGCGGATATATATTTATGCTTATCTACGTTGCGGGCATGATCTTCCTATGGATGAACCGGGATCAGAAGGGCTTCGGCAGCATACTGGCAGGCGTGTTCCTTAACTTCCTCGTCATGGCCGTCAACGGCGGCAGAATGCCGGTGTCGATGAGCGCCGCATCCGTACTGGATCCTGTTTATGTGGACATGCTCATGGATGCAACGGCAACAACCAAGCATTATCTCATGGATGCATCTACGCGTCTTGCATTCCTTGGTGATATCATTCCATTATCTCCGCCGTATCCGAGAACGCAGGTTATCAGCATCGGCGATATTATCATGAATATCGGGATATTCATCTACATCGTCCATCTCATGACTTCCGGTAAGAATGCCGCCGTTAAGAACATTATGCGCAAGCAAGGCAAGACTGAACATGTGGAACCGCAAAATTAATCATACATCATACTACCTGGAAAGGAGGGAGAACTATGAAGAAAACTGATAAAATCAAGTATTCCCGCATCGTGCTGAATGCGATCATCGTTGCTTCCGTCGTTGTCGCTCTGACTTCCGGTTACAGATTGGGATAATAAAAATCTCACAAGGAAACAGGCTGGAAATTTCAGCCTGTTTTTTTACATCTTTTTCGTTGTTTTGCTCTGTAATATATCTTAAAATGTGTAGAAAACAACATGCTTTATTGAGGAGAAACCATTATGTCCATATTCAAGCGCCCTCAGATCTCCAGAGAGCTATCAGGACAGCTGTACTTTGTGTTAATTTCGCTGATGGGCTGTTTAACCTTTATGATCGTACATCAAGGAGAATTTTTAAATTACGCTCCTTCGCAGTGGGTATGGGTTTATGCCATGTTAGGGGCCGCCCTAATATTGAATTATTTCACCTTCCAGCTCCCTCCTGAAGGCAACTTGCAATCAATGGATTCCTCCGTTTATTTGGCGTGCATATTTATCTATGGTGCTCCGTTCGCCCTTTCCGTCATCCTGTTTAACACGCTCGCAATCGCTCTCTATGACAGGAAGGTGCCGTTCTGGAAGCATTTTGTCAACTTCTCCATCTACACGCTCATGATCGTCGGCTCCTCTTTGGTGTTCAAAGCCGCCGGAGGGCAGACAGGTCCTATTCTTAACAATCATTTCGGCGCTTATCTGGCAGCCCTTCTCATATATTTCATCATTAATGTGCTTCTGCTTGGATTCTACTACTATTTACTATACAGAGGCTCTTTATATGATATTCTCAAATCCTTTATCAGGGATACGCTGCTGGTCTACTTGAGCACACTGATCCTTTCCCTGGTGCTATCCGTTCTGATCGTACATAACGGCGTCTTCGGACTCACGCTGTTCATCGGGCTCAGCGTCATGCTCTCGTACTCCTTTAAGCAGCTGTTCCTGATGTATAACGAGGTGCAGGAGAAAGCGATCAAGGACCAGCGGACAGGCCTGTATAACCACAGTTATTTCGAGAGCCTGCTGGAAGACGAAATCAAAAAAGCCAAGGCCAGTCAGTCTCCCTTGTCTTTGGCGATGATCGATATTGATGACTTCAAGAAATATAATGATCAGTTCGGACATTTGAAGGGCGACATGCTGCTCGGCTTTCTCGGAAATTACCTGAAGGTCGAGGCCAAGGCGGCCGGAGTTGTGGCGTCCCGCTTCGGCGGCGAGGAGTTTACGCTTCTTATGCCGGGGTATGACGAGAGCAAAGCCAAGGTATTCATCAACAGGCTCCGCAAGAAATTGAATGATACCTATTTCGACGGCGTGGAAATCTTCCCGTCCGGCTGCCTCTCCTTCTCGTCCGGGATCGCTCCTTACCGAATCGATATCCACGATAAATCGCAGTTGGTCGAGCAGGCGGATCAGGCGCTGTATTACGCCAAGAAACAGGGCAAGAACAATGTCCATGTGTACGGAAGCGGCGAGAAGAAGGAATTCGAGATCGACTTTGCGGAGGATGCGCGGGATATCGAGCAGCAGCTGAAGCTGTTTCTCTATAAGGATGTGGATACGTTCAAGCACTCGAAACGGGTATTCCGCTATGCGATGGATATGAGCGAGGTGCTCGGCCTCGACAGCGTCGAACGGCGCAATTTCGTGCTCGGAGCGCTCATCCACGATATCGGTAAGCTCGAAATTCCATGGGGAATCCTCAATAAACGGGACAAGCTTACAGCTAGTGAATGGGAAACCGTGAAACGGCATGTCAGCTGGGGCAAGCGCATCGCCGAAACGAACGAGAAATTCAAGGAGCTTGTTCCGTATATCGAGCTGCATCACGAACGGTATGACGGCGGCGGTTACCCGCACGGGTTCAAGGGCAGCCAAATTCCGAAGCTGTGCCGGATGCTTACCATTATCGATTCCTTCGATGCGATGACGACGGAACGGCCCTATCAAAAAACCAAAACGTTCGAGGAGGGTATTGACGAACTTCGCCGCTGCGCCGGGACGCAATTCGATCCTGATCTTGTTGAACTGTTCATCCAGTACATCCTGGACAAGATCGCGGGACAGCAGCAGCCCGCTGCAGGTCTGGAAACCAATTAGCATAATGGACGGACAATCGGTCTCTGCAGCCTGATTCTCCCTGATTTGATGTTTGATATGCCTTGAAAAATGGTAAAAGGTAGTATCCCAACAAATAATGAGGTGAGTTTCATGGCTGATCGCAAAAAGGAGCTTCCGCTTGATCACGGTCCGGGCCATAAGGATCATCCCGAGCAATATCCGACGGAAGAGGAAAGCTTGTTCGACAAGTTCGAAAGCGAGCGTCATGTCGACCCGATTCCGATGGAGGATGCTGCAATGGAGCGGCGGGAGGAGAAACAGCGGGACGGCACCTCCAAGGATCAATCCTCCAGTCCAGGCAAGTATCACAGCGGCTTTTAGGCGGTAAACGAACCTTCCATCCTCCCCCTCCCTCCCTTAACATGCGGGCTCCGTTCTGACGGAGCCTTTTTATTTCCGCCTTTTTTCTTTAATATAGAGGAGGATAGATTATTGGCAAACGCCCTAGAGATTATAAAAGAGTGGAGTTGGACCTGTTGTTTTCCATCTGGACATTGAACCGCCTGCAGCGGAGGATGCTGCTGTCACTGATCGGAGCCGTTCTGGCCCTTTCATGCCTGCTGGTGATAGCCGGCGGCCACGAAGCCTCTCAAGGCATTACGGCCGTCATCGAACAGAAATATATCGAAAGCGCGGCCATGATCAGCGATCCGGGGCCAGCCCCCGAAGAGGCTTCGGGCGTCATGCCCGGCGTACCGCTTATGATGTCAGGACTGATCGGGCTGCTCGGAAGCATGGATGCGGCGCTGATCATTTATCAGCTTCTCCAGTGCATCTTCCATGCGTTCTCTGTCTATCTGGTGTTCGTACTGTCACGGTATATGTTTAATCCGCGGATCGCTTTTCTGTGCTGCTTCATCTATGCCCTATTCTGGCCGGCCTACGGGGCCGTACGGCTGATCCTGCCGGATACGACGATGCAGATGCTGATGCTGCTTCTCGTCTGCGCCGTCATCGGTGCGCTCGAGCTGAAGCAGGCCGGCTGGTATGCCGCTGCCGGGGCCCTTACGGCGATAATGGCCTGCTACAATCTCCAAGCGCTGCTGTATCCGCTCTTATTCATTCCGTTCTGGATCAAATACCGCAGCCCGGCCAGCATCATTGCCGGCGGAACCCTGCTCATTATGGCCGGTTATTTGCTGATCCTGTCGCCGTGGTGGCTTAACATCCCCCTCTTCAATCGGCTGGCGACATACCTGCCGGGCCCTTGGAATCTGGTCTCCCTATGGCTGGACTCCAGATACATCGAGGGCAACCCGCTGGTGCATCTGTACCGGAGCATATTCGAAGGCCGCACCTCCAAATATGCCGCCGCACTCGGCAACGAAGAGGCACGCAGGGTCGTGCAGTCCGCCCTTGACGCAGTCCGGCTGGTGCTTCTCTACGCCGGGGTCAGCGGCGTAATCTGGTCGGTATGGAAATACCGGCTGAAGCGGCAGCTTCCCGTGCTGCTCACGCTGCTGTACTTCATTACGGCGGAGTGGCTTGTCCCAAG from Paenibacillus ihbetae includes:
- a CDS encoding DUF5317 domain-containing protein; this translates as MVFDGIILGILVGLIRGGFRHGLQQFSKIRLKGGLIFPILLIVQLLIFRFQENIGWLADASGYIFMLIYVAGMIFLWMNRDQKGFGSILAGVFLNFLVMAVNGGRMPVSMSAASVLDPVYVDMLMDATATTKHYLMDASTRLAFLGDIIPLSPPYPRTQVISIGDIIMNIGIFIYIVHLMTSGKNAAVKNIMRKQGKTEHVEPQN
- a CDS encoding diguanylate cyclase, giving the protein MSIFKRPQISRELSGQLYFVLISLMGCLTFMIVHQGEFLNYAPSQWVWVYAMLGAALILNYFTFQLPPEGNLQSMDSSVYLACIFIYGAPFALSVILFNTLAIALYDRKVPFWKHFVNFSIYTLMIVGSSLVFKAAGGQTGPILNNHFGAYLAALLIYFIINVLLLGFYYYLLYRGSLYDILKSFIRDTLLVYLSTLILSLVLSVLIVHNGVFGLTLFIGLSVMLSYSFKQLFLMYNEVQEKAIKDQRTGLYNHSYFESLLEDEIKKAKASQSPLSLAMIDIDDFKKYNDQFGHLKGDMLLGFLGNYLKVEAKAAGVVASRFGGEEFTLLMPGYDESKAKVFINRLRKKLNDTYFDGVEIFPSGCLSFSSGIAPYRIDIHDKSQLVEQADQALYYAKKQGKNNVHVYGSGEKKEFEIDFAEDARDIEQQLKLFLYKDVDTFKHSKRVFRYAMDMSEVLGLDSVERRNFVLGALIHDIGKLEIPWGILNKRDKLTASEWETVKRHVSWGKRIAETNEKFKELVPYIELHHERYDGGGYPHGFKGSQIPKLCRMLTIIDSFDAMTTERPYQKTKTFEEGIDELRRCAGTQFDPDLVELFIQYILDKIAGQQQPAAGLETN
- a CDS encoding ArnT family glycosyltransferase codes for the protein MFSIWTLNRLQRRMLLSLIGAVLALSCLLVIAGGHEASQGITAVIEQKYIESAAMISDPGPAPEEASGVMPGVPLMMSGLIGLLGSMDAALIIYQLLQCIFHAFSVYLVFVLSRYMFNPRIAFLCCFIYALFWPAYGAVRLILPDTTMQMLMLLLVCAVIGALELKQAGWYAAAGALTAIMACYNLQALLYPLLFIPFWIKYRSPASIIAGGTLLIMAGYLLILSPWWLNIPLFNRLATYLPGPWNLVSLWLDSRYIEGNPLVHLYRSIFEGRTSKYAAALGNEEARRVVQSALDAVRLVLLYAGVSGVIWSVWKYRLKRQLPVLLTLLYFITAEWLVPSLDGTGFPYAVFLLLYVGFLADKAIIYAHKTRLLRS